The following coding sequences are from one Mycolicibacterium aichiense window:
- a CDS encoding MarR family winged helix-turn-helix transcriptional regulator, producing MIEAEPQVTDLSGDLQRVLSKLFSVLRRADTKSTTAGADLTLAQLSILLTLLDQGPIRMTELAARERVRTPTTTVAIRRLEKLGLVKRSRDPSDLRAVLVEVTPQGLVQHREALAVRRANLAALLSKLSDEERETLAKALRPLERLAEQAES from the coding sequence ATGATTGAGGCCGAGCCGCAGGTCACTGACCTGTCCGGGGACCTGCAGCGGGTCCTGTCGAAGCTCTTTTCGGTCTTGCGCCGCGCCGACACCAAGTCCACCACCGCCGGAGCCGACCTCACCCTCGCACAGCTGTCCATCCTGCTGACCCTGCTGGATCAGGGTCCGATCCGGATGACCGAGCTGGCCGCACGCGAACGGGTGCGCACCCCCACCACCACCGTGGCGATCCGCCGGCTGGAAAAGCTCGGGCTGGTCAAGCGGTCACGTGACCCATCGGACCTGCGGGCCGTTCTCGTCGAGGTCACACCGCAGGGGCTGGTGCAGCACCGCGAAGCACTGGCGGTCCGGCGGGCCAACCTCGCGGCGTTGCTCTCGAAGCTGAGCGACGAGGAGCGGGAGACCCTGGCCAAGGCATTGCGGCCGCTCGAGCGGTTGGCCGAGCAGGCGGAGAGCTAG
- a CDS encoding amino acid ABC transporter ATP-binding protein, producing the protein MASLPEPVSLACKDIHLAFGTNKVLRGVDLDVPAGSTTAVIGPSGSGKSTLLRTLNRLYEPDRGDILLDGKSVLHDDPDALRQRIGMVFQQFNLFPHRSVVDNVALGPRKLKRLSADESRELALAQLDRVGLKHKAEVRPATLSGGQQQRVAIARALAMAPQVMFFDEATSALDPELVKGILALIAELGSDGMTMVVVTHEMGFAQSTAASVVFMDYGQVIESGPPEQIFSAAETERLQRFLSQVL; encoded by the coding sequence ATGGCGTCGCTTCCTGAGCCGGTGTCGTTGGCCTGCAAGGACATTCACCTCGCCTTCGGCACAAACAAGGTGCTTCGCGGCGTGGACCTGGACGTTCCCGCAGGCAGTACGACAGCAGTCATCGGCCCGTCGGGGTCGGGCAAATCCACACTGCTGCGCACGCTCAACCGGCTCTACGAGCCGGACCGCGGGGACATCCTGCTCGACGGCAAGTCGGTGTTGCACGATGATCCCGACGCGCTGCGCCAGCGCATCGGCATGGTGTTCCAGCAGTTCAACCTCTTCCCGCACCGCAGCGTCGTGGACAACGTCGCGCTGGGGCCACGCAAGCTCAAGCGGCTGTCGGCCGACGAGTCCCGCGAGCTCGCGCTCGCCCAGCTGGACCGGGTCGGGTTGAAGCACAAGGCCGAGGTCCGACCGGCCACGCTCTCCGGCGGTCAGCAGCAGCGGGTCGCGATCGCACGGGCGCTGGCGATGGCGCCGCAGGTGATGTTCTTCGACGAGGCCACCTCGGCGCTCGATCCCGAACTGGTCAAAGGGATCCTGGCGCTGATCGCCGAGCTGGGTTCGGACGGGATGACGATGGTGGTCGTCACCCACGAGATGGGGTTCGCCCAGTCGACTGCGGCCTCGGTGGTCTTCATGGACTACGGCCAGGTGATCGAGTCTGGGCCTCCCGAGCAGATCTTCAGCGCCGCCGAGACCGAGCGTCTGCAGCGGTTCCTGTCGCAAGTTCTCTAA
- a CDS encoding ABC transporter substrate-binding protein/permease: MAEHCDRTPRAGIRLAALLSVLLMIAGLVAAAPAGADQCAPPGVESASALPTNLAAAAKGPDEDKYTTATAQPLTSVNRDALGLITPGTLTVGTLSDAPPSICIDSKGQFTGFDNELLRAIADKLGLKISFVGTEFSGLLAQVAARRFDVGSSSITTTDARRRTVGFTNGYDFGYFSLVVPTGSTITGFQKLGPGQRIGVVQGTVQEAYLVDTLHLQPVKFPDYNTVYASLKTRQIDAWVAPSQQAVGTVKPGDPAQIVENTFSLDNFVAYAVANENKPLIDALNSGLDAVIADGTWSKLYSDWVPRALPPGWKPGSKAAPAPQLPDFAAIAAAHEKPASTGAAPKSVLTQLRESFLDWDLYKKAIPDLLTTGLPNTLILTICASVIGLLLGMVLAVAGISRSRWLRWPARVYTDIFRGLPEVVIILLIGLGIGPVVGGITGNNPFPLGIAALGLMAAAYIGEIFRSGIQSVDAGQLEASRALGFSYSSSMRLVVVPQGIRRVLPALVNQFISLLKASSLVYFLGLVASQRELFQVGRDLNAQTGNLSPLVAAGLFYLLLTIPLTHLVNYIDARLRRGRTQPDEDPLAPSATSQEMV, encoded by the coding sequence ATGGCTGAACACTGCGACCGGACACCGCGGGCCGGCATACGTCTGGCGGCACTGCTCTCGGTCCTGTTGATGATCGCCGGCCTGGTGGCCGCCGCACCGGCGGGTGCCGACCAGTGCGCCCCGCCGGGAGTCGAGTCGGCCAGCGCGCTGCCGACGAACCTCGCCGCCGCAGCCAAAGGGCCCGACGAGGACAAATACACCACCGCCACGGCGCAGCCGTTGACCTCGGTCAACCGTGACGCGCTCGGACTGATCACGCCGGGCACGCTGACGGTCGGCACCCTGTCGGATGCCCCGCCGAGCATCTGCATCGACTCGAAGGGGCAGTTCACCGGATTCGACAACGAACTGCTGCGGGCGATCGCCGACAAACTCGGCCTGAAGATCTCGTTCGTCGGCACCGAGTTCTCCGGTCTGCTGGCCCAGGTGGCCGCCCGCCGCTTCGACGTCGGGTCATCCTCGATCACCACCACCGACGCGCGCCGGCGCACCGTGGGCTTCACCAACGGCTACGACTTCGGTTACTTCTCTTTGGTCGTGCCGACGGGTTCGACGATCACCGGCTTTCAGAAGCTCGGGCCCGGACAGCGAATCGGCGTGGTGCAGGGCACCGTTCAAGAGGCTTACCTCGTCGATACCCTGCACCTGCAGCCGGTGAAGTTTCCGGACTACAACACCGTCTATGCCAGCCTGAAGACCCGTCAGATCGACGCCTGGGTCGCGCCCTCTCAGCAGGCGGTCGGCACGGTCAAGCCCGGCGACCCAGCCCAGATCGTCGAAAACACCTTCAGCTTGGACAATTTCGTCGCCTACGCGGTCGCGAACGAGAACAAGCCGCTGATCGACGCGCTCAACTCCGGACTGGACGCGGTGATCGCCGACGGCACTTGGTCGAAGCTGTACTCGGACTGGGTGCCGCGGGCGTTGCCGCCGGGCTGGAAGCCGGGCTCGAAAGCCGCGCCGGCTCCGCAGCTGCCCGACTTCGCCGCGATCGCCGCCGCGCACGAGAAACCCGCGTCCACGGGGGCGGCACCGAAATCGGTGCTGACCCAGCTGCGAGAGTCGTTCCTGGATTGGGATCTCTACAAGAAGGCCATCCCGGACCTGTTGACCACCGGGTTGCCCAACACGTTGATCCTGACGATCTGCGCCAGCGTGATCGGACTGCTGCTCGGTATGGTGCTGGCCGTGGCCGGGATCTCCCGTTCACGCTGGCTGCGTTGGCCGGCCCGGGTCTACACCGACATCTTCCGCGGGCTGCCCGAGGTGGTGATCATCCTGCTGATCGGGCTGGGCATCGGGCCCGTCGTGGGTGGCATCACCGGCAACAACCCCTTCCCGCTCGGCATCGCCGCGCTCGGGCTGATGGCCGCGGCCTACATCGGCGAGATCTTCCGCTCCGGCATCCAGAGTGTGGACGCCGGGCAGCTGGAGGCGTCCCGCGCGCTGGGGTTCAGTTACTCCTCCTCGATGCGGTTGGTGGTGGTCCCGCAGGGCATCCGCCGGGTGCTGCCCGCCCTGGTGAACCAGTTCATCTCGCTGCTCAAGGCGTCGTCGCTGGTGTACTTCCTGGGGTTGGTGGCCAGCCAGCGCGAGCTGTTCCAAGTGGGCCGCGACCTCAACGCCCAGACCGGCAACCTGTCGCCGTTGGTGGCGGCCGGTCTGTTCTACCTGTTGCTGACGATCCCGTTGACGCACTTGGTGAACTACATCGACGCCCGGCTGCGCCGCGGCCGAACGCAGCCCGACGAGGATCCGCTTGCGCCGAGCGCAACGAGCCAGGAGATGGTGTGA
- a CDS encoding GntR family transcriptional regulator yields the protein MPKRYGVKEKDLVVAHVLDMLLTGRLRSGDRVDRNQITAALGLSRVPVQEALNQLEHDGILESRYHRGAFIHRFDADVLREHHEVHGLLTGAAAARAATDPRPEVLDRLAEPMAVMRASSDSRAFLNAADLFRNIVLDEYAGPRLTAGIRASRGFMSQEFWATYPYTVNQLLPLAEAEYAAIHRRDPSAARQACLDRTDLMADVLIAELQRTGVLTELDSV from the coding sequence ATGCCCAAACGCTATGGGGTCAAAGAGAAAGACCTTGTCGTCGCACACGTCCTCGACATGTTGCTCACCGGGCGGCTGCGGTCGGGAGATCGCGTGGACCGCAACCAGATCACCGCTGCCCTCGGACTGAGCCGGGTGCCCGTGCAGGAAGCCCTCAATCAACTCGAACATGACGGCATCCTGGAGTCGCGCTATCACCGCGGCGCATTCATCCATCGCTTCGATGCCGACGTCCTACGCGAACACCACGAAGTGCACGGCCTACTGACCGGAGCGGCCGCCGCGCGAGCCGCCACCGATCCCCGGCCCGAGGTCCTCGACCGGCTCGCCGAACCGATGGCCGTCATGCGCGCCTCATCCGACTCCCGCGCCTTCCTCAACGCGGCCGACCTGTTCCGGAACATCGTCCTCGACGAATACGCCGGCCCCCGACTGACCGCGGGCATTCGAGCGTCGCGCGGGTTCATGTCCCAGGAATTCTGGGCCACCTACCCGTACACGGTGAACCAGCTCCTGCCGCTCGCCGAAGCCGAATACGCCGCGATCCATCGCCGCGATCCGTCGGCCGCACGGCAGGCCTGCCTGGACCGCACCGACCTGATGGCCGACGTGCTCATCGCAGAACTTCAACGGACCGGGGTGCTCACCGAGTTGGATTCCGTCTGA
- a CDS encoding cytochrome P450, with translation MTTTEMPDSYYVATPVSSGRTAAVDHLRKPGPVYRVGKMWLITSYEGVRFAQKHPELFSSAKAFDGVANAISMIPIAIDPPKHADYRRVLDPMFGPKRMEAMDGELREQLRGHIDKFAPLGRCDVVADLSYKFPTQAILTLFGLPLEHLPTFLGWVSGIIKGADVSSLGSEQSQSVIDCSIALFTFLAEQLEIKRSHPGDDMLSSILALDGDEAWTDAEILGLCFLIVLAGLDTVTGAIGFALLNLANDPVLRHRLTANPSLIPPFIEEVLRLDGPVPGVPRVTTADVEVEGVTIPANSQVMLMLFTANRDGPYAHTANEMDLGAKAVHLGFGGGIHRCLGSHLARRELRLTMEEFHARIPDYRLAGEATTLWPAGTFGLESLPLEFDPC, from the coding sequence ATGACGACGACGGAAATGCCCGACAGCTACTACGTGGCTACACCGGTCTCGAGTGGGCGCACGGCGGCGGTGGACCACCTGCGTAAACCGGGCCCGGTGTACCGGGTCGGCAAGATGTGGTTGATCACCAGTTACGAGGGAGTCCGCTTCGCTCAGAAGCACCCCGAGCTGTTCTCTTCGGCGAAGGCCTTCGACGGCGTCGCCAACGCCATCTCGATGATTCCGATCGCGATCGATCCGCCGAAGCATGCGGATTACCGGCGCGTGCTGGATCCGATGTTCGGACCCAAACGCATGGAAGCGATGGACGGCGAGCTGCGCGAACAGCTTCGCGGGCACATCGACAAGTTCGCTCCGCTGGGCCGCTGCGACGTCGTCGCCGACCTGTCCTACAAGTTCCCCACCCAGGCCATCCTGACGTTGTTCGGGCTGCCCCTGGAGCATCTGCCCACTTTCCTCGGCTGGGTCAGCGGGATCATCAAGGGTGCTGATGTCTCATCACTGGGCAGCGAGCAGTCGCAGTCGGTAATCGATTGCAGCATCGCGCTTTTCACCTTCTTGGCTGAGCAGCTGGAGATCAAGCGCAGCCATCCGGGCGACGACATGCTCAGCAGCATCCTGGCCCTCGACGGCGACGAGGCATGGACCGATGCGGAGATCCTGGGGCTGTGCTTCCTGATCGTCCTGGCCGGACTCGACACCGTCACCGGTGCCATCGGCTTCGCGTTGCTCAACCTGGCCAATGACCCGGTCCTGAGGCACCGGTTGACCGCGAACCCGTCGCTGATCCCACCGTTCATCGAGGAGGTGCTGCGCCTGGACGGCCCGGTGCCCGGGGTGCCGCGCGTGACGACGGCCGATGTGGAGGTCGAAGGCGTGACGATCCCGGCGAATTCGCAAGTCATGCTGATGCTGTTCACCGCCAACCGTGACGGGCCGTACGCCCACACCGCCAATGAGATGGACCTCGGCGCCAAGGCCGTGCACCTCGGATTCGGCGGCGGCATCCACCGGTGCCTGGGTTCACACCTGGCGCGCCGCGAATTGCGGCTCACCATGGAGGAATTCCACGCCCGCATCCCGGATTACCGGTTGGCCGGCGAGGCCACCACGTTGTGGCCCGCCGGCACCTTCGGCCTGGAATCGCTGCCGCTGGAGTTCGATCCCTGCTAG
- a CDS encoding LLM class F420-dependent oxidoreductase gives MTYPIRIGVQLQPQHAPDYNQIRDAVRRCEDIGVDVVFNWDHFYPLYGDPDGAHFECWTMLGAWAEQTSRVEIGALVSCNSYRNPELLADMARTVDHISGGRLILGIGSGWKQKDYDEYGYEFGTAGSRLDDLAGALPRIKSRLAKLNPAPTRDIPILIGGQGEKKTLRLVAEHGDIWHGFTNAETYPGKAEVLDRHCSDVGRDPAKIERSSGVEGRDNDTIVANAEALTGLGVTLLTVGCDGPDYDLSAAEALVRWRDSR, from the coding sequence GTGACCTATCCCATTCGCATCGGCGTGCAACTGCAGCCGCAACATGCCCCCGACTACAACCAGATCCGCGATGCCGTCCGCCGCTGTGAAGACATCGGCGTCGACGTGGTCTTCAACTGGGACCACTTCTACCCGCTCTACGGCGACCCTGACGGTGCGCACTTCGAGTGCTGGACCATGCTGGGCGCCTGGGCCGAGCAGACCTCCCGCGTCGAGATCGGCGCGCTGGTCTCCTGCAACTCCTACCGCAACCCCGAGCTGCTGGCCGACATGGCCCGCACCGTCGACCACATCTCCGGCGGCAGGCTGATCCTCGGCATCGGGTCGGGCTGGAAGCAGAAGGACTACGACGAGTACGGCTACGAGTTCGGCACCGCCGGCAGCCGCCTCGACGACCTCGCGGGCGCGCTGCCGCGGATCAAGTCCCGGCTGGCCAAGCTGAATCCGGCGCCCACTCGGGACATCCCGATCCTCATCGGCGGACAGGGCGAGAAGAAAACGCTGCGCCTGGTCGCCGAGCACGGCGACATCTGGCACGGATTCACCAACGCCGAGACCTACCCCGGCAAAGCCGAGGTGCTCGACCGGCACTGCTCGGACGTCGGCCGCGATCCGGCCAAGATCGAGCGGTCATCGGGAGTCGAGGGCCGCGACAACGACACGATCGTGGCCAACGCCGAGGCGCTCACCGGACTGGGCGTGACCCTGCTGACCGTCGGCTGCGACGGACCGGACTACGACCTGAGCGCCGCCGAGGCTTTGGTGCGCTGGCGCGACAGCCGCTAG
- a CDS encoding alpha/beta fold hydrolase — MSCVISDDELIGLDEFALLPENAEQAGVSGELPPVTRISSGPMSALKWGAEPPRIVFLHGGGQNAHTWDTVILGLGVPALAVDLPGHGRSAWREDGDYGPKLNADTLRPVLNEWAPSPRLVVGMSLGGLTALRIATVEPALVPELVLVDVTPSAPERHEQMSQAQLGAVALTQGERTFSSFAAMLDVTIAASPTRSRESLRRGVFHNSKQCDDGTWTWRYDSFRKGAGSGGGLPESFAGLWNDVPSITMPTTLVRGANSFFVNDEDADEFARTAPGFQRVIMVPDSGHSVQGDQPRALVEILRDVLAG, encoded by the coding sequence ATGAGCTGTGTGATCTCCGATGACGAGCTGATCGGCCTCGACGAATTCGCCCTGCTGCCCGAGAACGCCGAACAGGCCGGCGTGAGCGGCGAATTGCCGCCGGTCACCAGGATCTCCTCCGGCCCGATGAGCGCGCTGAAGTGGGGTGCCGAGCCGCCGCGGATCGTGTTTCTGCACGGCGGCGGACAAAACGCCCACACCTGGGACACCGTCATCCTCGGCCTTGGCGTTCCGGCGCTGGCCGTCGACCTGCCCGGCCACGGCCGCTCCGCCTGGCGAGAAGACGGCGACTACGGCCCGAAGCTCAATGCCGACACGCTGCGGCCCGTCCTGAACGAATGGGCGCCCAGCCCGCGCCTGGTGGTCGGCATGTCGCTGGGCGGACTGACGGCGCTGCGCATCGCTACCGTCGAGCCGGCGCTGGTACCCGAACTGGTCCTGGTCGATGTCACACCGTCCGCCCCGGAACGTCATGAGCAGATGAGCCAGGCTCAGCTCGGCGCGGTCGCACTGACGCAAGGCGAACGCACGTTCAGCAGCTTCGCCGCCATGCTGGACGTCACGATCGCCGCCTCGCCCACCCGGAGCCGGGAGTCGCTGCGCCGCGGCGTCTTTCACAACTCCAAGCAGTGCGACGACGGAACCTGGACCTGGCGCTACGACTCCTTCCGCAAGGGTGCCGGCTCCGGCGGCGGGCTGCCGGAGTCGTTCGCCGGTTTGTGGAACGACGTCCCGTCGATCACCATGCCCACCACGCTGGTGCGGGGTGCCAACTCGTTCTTCGTCAACGACGAGGATGCCGACGAATTCGCCCGTACCGCACCGGGTTTCCAGCGGGTGATCATGGTCCCCGATTCCGGCCACTCGGTACAGGGCGACCAGCCACGCGCACTGGTCGAGATTCTGCGCGACGTGCTCGCCGGCTGA
- a CDS encoding inositol-3-phosphate synthase, with amino-acid sequence MTEHNGASTDVRVAIVGVGNCASSLVQGVQYYQDADANATVPGLMHVKLGPYHVRDVKFVAAFDVDAKKVGFDLSEAIFASENNTIKIADVPPTDVVVQRGPTLDGIGKYYAETIEISDEQPVDVVKVLKDNKVDVLVSYLPVGSDEADKFYAQCAIDAKVAFVNALPVFIASDPVWAKKFEDAGVPIVGDDIKSQVGATITHRVMAKLFEDRGVTLDRTYQLNVGGNMDFKNMLERERLESKKVSKTQAVTSNLTGSLAGKVEDKNVHIGPSDHVAWLDDRKWAYVRLEGRAFGDVPLNLEYKLEVWDSPNSAGIIIDAVRAAKIAKDRGIGGPIIPASAYLMKSPPKQLADDVARAELEKFIEG; translated from the coding sequence ATGACGGAGCACAACGGAGCGTCGACAGATGTGCGGGTCGCCATTGTCGGCGTCGGCAACTGCGCGTCCTCACTGGTCCAGGGCGTGCAGTACTACCAGGACGCCGACGCGAACGCCACCGTTCCCGGCCTCATGCACGTGAAGCTCGGCCCGTACCACGTGCGCGACGTGAAGTTCGTCGCCGCATTCGACGTCGACGCCAAGAAGGTCGGCTTCGACCTCTCCGAGGCGATCTTCGCTTCGGAGAACAACACCATCAAGATCGCCGACGTGCCGCCGACCGACGTTGTCGTCCAGCGCGGCCCGACCCTCGACGGCATCGGCAAGTACTACGCCGAGACCATTGAGATCTCCGACGAGCAGCCGGTCGACGTCGTCAAGGTGCTCAAGGACAACAAGGTCGACGTGCTGGTCTCCTATCTGCCGGTGGGCTCCGACGAGGCCGACAAGTTCTACGCGCAGTGCGCCATCGACGCCAAGGTCGCGTTCGTCAACGCCCTGCCGGTGTTCATCGCCTCCGACCCGGTCTGGGCCAAGAAGTTCGAAGACGCCGGTGTTCCGATCGTCGGCGACGACATCAAGAGCCAGGTCGGCGCGACCATCACCCACCGCGTGATGGCCAAGCTGTTCGAGGACCGCGGCGTCACGCTGGACCGGACGTACCAGCTCAACGTCGGCGGCAACATGGACTTCAAGAACATGCTCGAGCGTGAGCGCCTGGAGTCCAAGAAGGTGTCCAAGACCCAGGCCGTGACGTCCAACCTGACCGGCTCGCTGGCCGGCAAGGTTGAGGACAAGAACGTCCACATCGGCCCGTCGGACCACGTCGCGTGGCTCGACGACCGCAAGTGGGCCTACGTCCGCCTCGAAGGACGCGCCTTCGGCGACGTGCCGCTGAACCTGGAGTACAAGCTCGAGGTGTGGGACTCGCCCAACTCGGCAGGCATCATCATCGACGCCGTGCGCGCCGCGAAGATCGCCAAGGACCGCGGCATCGGCGGCCCGATCATCCCCGCGTCGGCCTACTTGATGAAGAGCCCGCCCAAGCAGCTGGCCGACGACGTCGCGCGCGCGGAGCTCGAGAAGTTCATCGAAGGCTGA
- a CDS encoding PadR family transcriptional regulator gives MLELAILGLLLESPMHGYELRKRLTGLLGAFRAFSYGSLYPALRRMQTDGLIVEDTAPAGTTVLRRARRVYQLTDAGRQRFAELVADTGPQNYTDDGFGVHLAFFNRTPAEARMRILEGRRRQVEERREGLREAIARASNSFDRYTKQLHQLGLESSEREVKWLNELIAAERVAQSHPDQA, from the coding sequence ATGCTGGAGCTTGCCATCTTGGGTCTTCTCCTCGAGTCGCCTATGCACGGCTACGAACTGCGCAAACGGCTGACGGGCCTGCTCGGGGCGTTCCGCGCCTTTTCGTACGGCTCGCTGTACCCGGCGTTGCGCCGGATGCAGACCGACGGGTTGATCGTCGAGGACACCGCCCCCGCGGGAACCACGGTGTTGCGCCGTGCCCGCCGGGTGTACCAACTGACCGATGCCGGCCGCCAGCGGTTCGCCGAACTGGTAGCCGATACCGGTCCACAGAACTACACCGACGACGGCTTCGGTGTGCACCTGGCGTTCTTCAATCGCACACCGGCCGAGGCACGGATGCGGATCCTGGAAGGCCGCCGGCGTCAGGTGGAAGAGCGTCGCGAAGGTCTGCGGGAGGCCATCGCCCGAGCGAGCAATTCGTTCGACCGCTACACGAAACAACTGCATCAGCTGGGCTTGGAGTCCAGCGAGCGGGAAGTCAAGTGGCTCAACGAGCTTATCGCCGCTGAGCGGGTGGCTCAGAGCCATCCAGATCAGGCCTGA
- a CDS encoding DUF1707 SHOCT-like domain-containing protein, which produces MAVATSQTSSTRAKDTDRNDTCQILDTALSEGQLSMTEHEQRVKAATTAMTLGDLRALVSDLQTANAPVQLPTLRKPRLSAPGTNGSWGIRLAIMGVLVMLGIGIGWGLYGNTPSPLNFTSDPGAKSDGVAPVVLTPPRQLHSLGGLTGLFEQMKKKFGNTEGNRLVIYPDYASLTRPDPSDDRRELNYSYRGGWDDPTPSGASSDAKLVDLSKFDAKAVVGVLRGAPETLNMKPGDVKSTYLIIEPSRDQTVPGTLTISVYVSSDFGSGYIQLYPDGSEKQINYP; this is translated from the coding sequence ATCGCCGTGGCGACATCGCAGACGTCCAGCACGCGCGCCAAGGACACCGACCGCAACGACACGTGCCAGATTCTGGACACCGCGCTGTCCGAGGGACAGCTGTCCATGACCGAGCACGAGCAGCGGGTCAAGGCCGCGACCACAGCGATGACGCTGGGCGACCTACGCGCCCTGGTGTCCGACCTGCAAACCGCGAACGCGCCGGTGCAGCTGCCCACACTGCGCAAGCCGCGGTTGTCCGCCCCGGGCACCAACGGAAGCTGGGGTATCCGGCTCGCCATCATGGGCGTCCTCGTAATGCTCGGCATCGGCATCGGCTGGGGGCTGTACGGCAATACGCCCTCGCCGCTGAACTTCACCTCCGACCCAGGCGCCAAGTCCGACGGGGTCGCTCCGGTTGTGCTGACCCCGCCCCGCCAGCTGCATTCGCTGGGTGGTCTCACCGGGCTCTTCGAGCAGATGAAGAAGAAGTTCGGCAACACCGAGGGAAACCGGCTGGTGATCTATCCCGACTATGCGTCGCTGACCCGGCCGGACCCCAGCGACGACCGCCGCGAACTCAATTACAGCTACCGCGGCGGCTGGGACGACCCGACCCCCTCCGGGGCCAGCAGTGACGCCAAGCTGGTGGACCTGAGCAAGTTCGACGCCAAAGCGGTCGTCGGCGTCCTGCGGGGTGCGCCGGAGACGCTGAACATGAAGCCCGGCGACGTCAAGAGCACTTATCTGATCATCGAGCCCAGCCGCGACCAGACCGTCCCCGGGACTTTGACCATCTCGGTGTACGTCTCGAGCGACTTCGGCAGCGGCTACATCCAGCTGTATCCCGACGGCTCGGAAAAGCAGATCAACTACCCCTAG
- a CDS encoding DUF5318 domain-containing protein: MRLQRQVVDYALRRRSLLAEVYSGRTGVSEVCDANPYLLRAAKFHGKPSSVMCPICRKEPLTLVSWVFGDHLGAVSGSARTAEELVLLATRFDEFSVHVVEVCRTCEWNHLVKSYVLGTPRPTNGTRGRRGTQTARSGARTASE; this comes from the coding sequence GTGCGATTGCAGCGACAGGTGGTGGACTACGCCCTCCGGCGACGCTCCCTGCTGGCCGAGGTGTACTCCGGTCGTACTGGGGTTTCGGAGGTCTGCGACGCCAATCCCTATCTGTTGCGCGCCGCCAAGTTTCACGGGAAGCCCAGTTCGGTGATGTGCCCGATCTGCCGCAAGGAGCCGCTGACTTTGGTGTCCTGGGTGTTCGGCGATCACCTGGGTGCGGTGTCGGGATCCGCGCGCACCGCCGAGGAGCTGGTGTTGCTGGCGACTCGGTTCGACGAATTCTCGGTACACGTGGTGGAGGTATGCCGGACCTGCGAGTGGAATCACCTGGTCAAGTCCTACGTGCTCGGAACGCCGCGTCCCACCAACGGGACGCGAGGACGCCGTGGCACCCAGACGGCGCGCTCCGGCGCGCGTACGGCCAGTGAATAG